Proteins co-encoded in one Melanotaenia boesemani isolate fMelBoe1 chromosome 23, fMelBoe1.pri, whole genome shotgun sequence genomic window:
- the mrps33 gene encoding 28S ribosomal protein S33, mitochondrial: MAGLSNYALRMARLSSRIFGDVVRPTDSKSMKVVQLFQEPPMAKKKEVYDWYPQHNIYYAMTQKLRFMGLFRDEHEDFKEEMRRLRKLRGKGTPKKGEGKRAGKKK, from the exons ATGGCTGGTTTGTCCAACTATGCCCTCCGCATGGCCAGACTGAGCTCACGCATCTTTGGAGATGTTGTGCGACCAACGGACTCCAAATCGATGAAGGTGGTCCAGCTTTTTCAGGAGCCTCCCATGGCCAAGAAGAAGGAGGTGTATGACTGGTACCCACAGCACAACATTTACTACGCCATGACCCAGAAGCTCCGGTTCATGGGCCTGTTCAG AGACGAGCATGAAGACTTCAAGGAAGAGATGCGACGCCTGAGGAAGCTGAGAGGAAAAGGGACGCCAAAGAAAGGAGAAGGGAAGAGGGCGGGCAAGAAGAAATGA